A region of the Longimicrobium sp. genome:
GCCGCCCGGGGCGGACACGCTGCAGATCCACGGGACCGTGCGCGCGGCCGACGGCAGCCCCGTCCGCGGGGCGGAGATCGTCGTCGAGGGCACGCGCCGGACGACGGCCACCGACAGCTCGGGACGGTTCGCCCTCGGCGTCCCGCACCGGCGTGAACGCCGTCTGCGCCTCCGCGTCATCCGGCTCGGGTACGCGCCCCGGACGATCTCCGTGCGCACCACGGGAAGCGAGGCCCGGGTGGC
Encoded here:
- a CDS encoding carboxypeptidase-like regulatory domain-containing protein — translated: MTKLFVTSLAALLVVALALASPTRAAAQRPPGADTLQIHGTVRAADGSPVRGAEIVVEGTRRTTATDSSGRFALGVPHRRERRLRLRVIRLGYAPRTISVRTTGSEARVAAVLQPREVDLSALENRDGPVASTRSLGFTISVIHVSSP